CTTGGTTGAAGACCCCTAATAACTGACATACATTTTCAACTTTATCCCAATCATCATCTGATGGCAACCAAATGAAACCAGAATCAATGTATGAATACATTGGAAAGACCCCCTTGAATTGAAGTGCTGCTGCCAACATCATATATGTACTATTCCACCGTGTAGCTAcatccaaaaataatttcttagAGGTCAATTGCAATTGCTTGGCAATTTCACTGAATTTTACCAACCTTCCCTCTGATGCCACCAAGTATTTTATTCCATTCCTAACACAATCAACAATCGAAGAAATCTCACCTAGACCATCTTGAACCAATAAATTGGTTATATGTGCAACACATCGAACATGAAACAATTTTCCACCAGCAAGAAGGGCTTTTCTCATGTTAAAAACATCTTTCAATACTCTAACTGCTACATCATTTGATCTTGCATTATCAACAGTAATTGAACAAATCTTATTCTCAATCCCCCATTCTTGAAAACATTTTTGTAGTGCATCAGCAATAAGAAAACTGGTGTGTGGTGGCGGCACATTACAAAAGTTTAATACACGCCTATTTAGATGCCAATCAGAATCAATGAAGTGACATGTGACAACCATATAAGAAATTTGCTGACGCAACGTCCACATATCAGTCGTTATGTTAACTTTGTGCACACGTGTTAACatagttttcaattttctcttctCAATTTCATAAGTGGCAAAGCAATCTTTCTTTGCTGTAGCCCGAGATATTTTTACCCAATGTGGTGATAAAGTCTTGGCAAACTTGTTAAAAAATCGATGCTCCACAATATTAAAAGGATATTCATGATATAAAATCATATGAGAACAAACTTCTCTAGCCTTCTTTTCATCATAAGTAAAATTTGTCACGCTCCCTACACCATCAACCTCCGTAGCTTCAAGAGACAAaacattttgcttttttttcttattggcACCAATGTACGATAAACAAGTTTTCAAATGCCTACCCATCGTACTAGTACAACTTGATTTCGATATAGTGAATGTCCTCTTACACCAATTGCATTGATGTTTTTTCACACCTTTTATTTCCAcctcaaaaaaaattttccaaactaTAGAAGTCTTCCTCCTTGGCTTTCTTTGATAAGCATGCTTTAAAGAATCTCCTTCAATTTGAACATCAATAGAATCGATATCTTGATCCTCAATATTTTTTGTGGAACTAACACTACCAGCATTGCTAATTTCATTTTCTAGAGAATTCTCATTTTCATACCACTCCACCGGATCGATGTTGTTCAAATCCCCCTCCATGCCTTTTAAGAAATTATAATAGGTAGTttgtattattaatttattacaaAAGAGCATAAATCAGAAACTATAATACAATGCCTATTAACTAACACAAATTCAATAAACAGAAACATTGTGCAGGAAACAAAACTTATGGTGTTTTCTTGAAGGTTAGTTTCCATGGTTATATGTTGGTGATGGGATCCATGAATAGTATTCTTTAATTGAATATTAGAATTGTAGAATTGCAGGGTTAGAAGACTCAGCCAACAAATTAAATatatcagaaaaaagaaaaatacagcaGAAACACATTCCAATTAAACGAGTACAAACATCATCAATCTTTCTAGTAATCTTTCTAGTTCCATATATGTTTGCttttaatggaaaatacaacaaaaactcATTCCGATTAAACCATTACAAACAAGTCCAAGGGTCTCTATCATGGCATATTtaaaagattttgaaaataatttatttcaatttttagtaTATTGGacttgttttataattttttatacgtcctaatttttgatatatattgctttcaaaacattttttcatttttgcccAAAAGTAACACGCGAAAGCAACATAACCAACTAGACAAATGTAAACATATATAACTTATACCTAATCCAGAACGATGTGATCATTTTAGTATTCAATAccaaaatgacatcgttttggtgaatttattaaatataatatagaaaatgtatattttatttaatatataaccGTAACCGCATACCCTAAAACTGCAATCTACGCCTGCATAGTTAAGGAAAGTAGAAAGGAGTTATTAATATCTTCCCGCATATCCATtcctatataatatatataaccaaaatAGTAAACAAGTACATATATGCAAGCCATGCTAGCCAGTGTAAAGACGGATATACAAAACACACGGAATTAAGGGATCGACATTGATTTGGTCCGATGAGAGATATATATAAGAGTACTCCACTGACATATTCAACCCATTTTTATTTAAGCGTCCCACATTCGATCAATCATCTATTTATGTACGCGCGTTCATTCGGGAATTGGCAAAACCTACAGTAGATGAAGATCGAACTGCACTATTCCACTAAACAAACTCGTCAAATTTCGCTGCATGTTAATTTATTACTTGTTAAAGAATGGTTCACccattaaatacaaaataaataaaaccatatTTGAAGACTTAGCAAGCCTGATGATCTTCTCCACGAAAGTTAAAACTTAGACCCGTTCAGTGACTCGCCTCCATAAATAGTCATCTTCCAATGCAACATTTCTCACCCCTCACCCAATAAACAAGAATACACAGCTAACATACTCAAAGGTGGAGATAacctcaaaaatgatgaaaggcGTTCCAAACTACCTGGTAACCGTACTCGTTTTGGCTTTGGCATGCTCTCTTGCCTCTGAATATGACCCCAGTCCTCTGCAAGATTTCTGCATTTCAACGAACGATTCTACTTCTGGAGGTATGAAGCCATTTGAAGCATTTGTCTATAATATTGTATTTTTGCTCGGTTCTTTTTATATAACCAGCTTTTCCTTCTCCATGCAGTATTTGTGAATGGAAAGTTCTGCAAGGACCCCAAGCTTGTCTCTGCCAATGATTTCTTCTTCTCCGGACTAAACATTCCCAGAGACACGTCAAATCCACTTGGATCGATTGTCACTCTCCTCAATGTGGACAAAATACTAGGCCTCAACACTTTAGGCATATCCTTGGCTCGCATTGACTTTGCACCATACGGCCTAAATCCTCCCCACATTCACCCTCGTGGAACCGAGATCCTTGTAGTCCTATAGGGTACTCTATTAGTTGGCTTTGTCACATCTAACACAGATAACCGTCTCTTCACCAAAATTATTAACACTGGAGACGTCCTTGTCTTCCAGGCCAATTGGTCTCATTCACTTCCAGTTTAATACTGGGCATACCAATGTCGTAGCCATTGCCGGTCTTAGCAGCCATAATCCTGGGGTCATTACCATAGCAAATGCAGTCTTTGGATCTAATCCTCCAATCAATCCTGATGTTCTCGCCAAGGCCTTCCAACTAGATAGAAATATGATTAATTATCTTCAGAAAAAGTTATAGTCGGACAATTATTAGATAAATGTTTGTAATTGCCAATAATGAATCATTAGATAGTTCAGATGGATCCTGCCATTATTCCCTTTTTGTAGCGCCATAGCAATAAtttcaatcaaataaaattctttcatatatcctctctctctctctctctctctctctccttgttcattttatttttattttttttctggtcACAGAGTGATAATGGAGGTAGAACAAGGGCATGATTAAAGTTAACTACATTTTGAATCCACAATGTTTGAGatatctcttttaaaaaaaataaaacttgacAACAAGTAAATATAtctttaaataaacaataaatctttggccatattttcttttaatctaaCTAAGTTATATTGAGGCATCATCAATAATAATGAAACAACATTAGTAATTAGTCTTTATATTGGAAAAAACCAACTTGCCAATCTATGAGGCCTAAAGAGGTTTGAATAGATGTTAGGGAAGACCTACAATCTTCTCCATGATTTTTGAATTGTAGTTGACAATATCATCTTTGATGgtaaaaatattacatataaaGAACTCTATCATCACTTAATTCGAGCTTTGTATATATTGTAACGGTAGTGGCTATTCATTATGAAAATTATGTCAAAGATCAGGTTGGAGTAGGAAATGGTGCAGGTTTTGTTATTTCTAATATTGGTTCCTCTCATCTTGCAAATAAATTCTTCAAATTTcgtaggaaaaatattttgcgTTGTCAATCTATTTTGCCTAACCTTTTATTTGTTAGCCAGTTTGCACGCGATTGCCTTTGTTACTTtgaattatagttttttttttttcgtttttttgaCACCATGACGCAATGTTAAGCACGAGTTGAACGCTTGACCCAGGATCTTGTAATTGGGGATTAACCACTTAAACATATGATTATGAATCTGCTTTACAGTACTCACATGTTTTTTAGCGCTCGGGAAAATTaggaactaaaagaaaatagggAACTGGAGAAACTGCATATAGGCTATGTACGTGTAAAGTGAGGGCGTTCTGAAGAAACTTTTGGTAGAAGTTGTACATGAAAAGAGATTGTACAGAAGGCATAGGATAGCATGAAATAAGGTTTTAGAGGTGAAAACGATGGCTTTAGAGCTCAAAAATTACCTCATTGATCTTTACCTGGGTAATAACGGCATGTAGCCCGGAAAGAGTTTTCGGATTGAGGTCATTCGCGCAATTTCGACACTTCTAAAAAAAGTTATAACCAAATTACTGTTCCTGTGGGCTAGGAGGAGCCCTGCCTACTTAGAATCTGCATCCGAAGTACGACTGAGTTTTATGAAAATCAGTCGTATATAATATGTTATCGTCTTTGGCATTTTTGTAAGAAAGACAATGTTGTCTCGTATTGTatttaggaaaatgttagatttacaacaccaatacaacaaccgtacaacaatccctcacataagggtgggtcccacatactggggccaaCCCTCAAGATTCGAGTCTCCTTCGATGCGCCCTAAGAATACATCATCACTTCTCAAAGGACGGTTATTAGTCTACCCTCATGAGAAGCTATCTCTTACATCGCCTATAGCCTAACACAATCATGCTAGACTCTTCTAAAAGACTAAGCTACTAGACACCTAGGACTACCCATAATAGCGTCATCACAAGAGTGACCA
The sequence above is drawn from the Alnus glutinosa chromosome 11, dhAlnGlut1.1, whole genome shotgun sequence genome and encodes:
- the LOC133881054 gene encoding zinc finger BED domain-containing protein RICESLEEPER 2-like, whose product is MEGDLNNIDPVEWYENENSLENEISNAGSVSSTKNIEDQDIDSIDVQIEGDSLKHAYQRKPRRKTSIVWKIFFEVEIKGVKKHQCNWCKRTFTISKSSCTSTMGRHLKTCLSYIGANKKKKQNVLSLEATEVDGVGSVTNFTYDEKKAREVCSHMILYHEYPFNIVEHRFFNKFAKTLSPHWVKISRATAKKDCFATYEIEKRKLKTMLTRVHKVNITTDMWTLRQQISYMVVTCHFIDSDWHLNRRVLNFCNVPPPHTSFLIADALQKCFQEWGIENKICSITVDNARSNDVAVRVLKDVFNMRKALLAGGKLFHVRCVAHITNLLVQDGLGEISSIVDCVRNGIKYLVASEGRLVKFSEIAKQLQLTSKKLFLDVATRWNSTYMMLAAALQFKGVFPMYSYIDSGFIWLPSDDDWDKVENVCQLLGVFNQVTNIVSGSDYPTANLFLHEVWRMKEVLATKCKDENEYIKAMAYKMSTKFQKYWGECNLLMSTAAVLDLRNKMTMIRFCFPIIYQELEATANVDRILSVLNELYVEYVQEYNSSVAEQNLQINAIESSSSSSINVVGKKNVLTSGRDLYDSFVRNVDTLQQPIKSDLQSYLEENVLIVENGVEFNALDWWKANTLKYRILSIMARDILSIPITTVTSESTFSAGGRVIDPHRSKLSTETVQMLLCGADWVRALHGIKRKHNVEEDEEEEKVEIVLPAIL